In Pyrus communis chromosome 1, drPyrComm1.1, whole genome shotgun sequence, the following are encoded in one genomic region:
- the LOC137749472 gene encoding phosphatidylinositol 4-phosphate 5-kinase 1-like translates to MREALLCESPSDVVSHPKKKRSEEEKGERELSTQLVLAPAAVASVGRSRSQATTRRVTPTTTTTISTFPTTTSSSVERHLPNGDLYIGSFSGSHPHGSGKYLWADGCMYEGEWRRGKASGKGRFSWPSGATYEGEFKSGRMEGRGTFTGSDGDTYRGSWSSDRKHGFGEKRYANGDFYEGTWKRNVQEGQGRYVWENGNEYVGEWRNGVISGRGILIWANGNKYDGQWENGVPKGNGIFTWPDGSCYVGTWNKDLKVHQLNGTFYPANGGKEQRLTDIGDFGAENLTITMRKRSVSSVDGARGSLAERTFPRICIWESDGEAGDITCDIIDNVEASMLYRNGTAVDRDGFGKFRRSPCCFSGEPKKPGQTISKGHKNYDLMLNLQLGIRYSIGKHASIVRDLKPSDFDPKEKFWTRFPPEGSNKTPPHQSFEFRWKDYCPMVFRRLRELFQVDPADYMLAICGNDALRELSSPGKSGSFFYLTQDDRFMIKTVKKSEVKVLIRMLSSYYRHMSRYENSLVTKFYGVHCVKPVGGQKTRFIVMGNLFCSEYRIHRRFDLKGSSHGRTTDKPEGEIDEITTLKDLDLNFVFRLQGKWYHELMKQIDLDCEFLEAERIMDYSLLVGLHFYDGTTYDKMGLSPFYLRSGQKDSYQNEKFMRGCRFIEAELQDMDRVLSGRKPLICLGANMPARAERMARRSDFDQYTPGGFSHLTPSRSGEIYDVVLYFGIIDILQDYDISKKLEHAYKSLQADPASISAVDPKLYSKRFRDFIRRIFIEDR, encoded by the exons ATGCGCGAAGCACTGCTGTGTGAATCGCCGAGCGACGTCGTTTCCCACCCCAAGAAGAAGAGGTCGGAGGAGgagaaaggggagagagagcTGTCGACGCAGTTGGTGTTGGCACCGGCGGCGGTAGCTTCAGTCGGCCGCAGCCGATCTCAGGCGACGACGCGGCGAGTGACGCCGACGACGACCACTACCATCTCGACTTTCCCCACCACGACGTCGTCGAGCGTCGAGAGGCACCTGCCGAACGGAGATCTCTACATCGGGAGCTTCTCCGGGTCGCACCCGCACGGATCCGGCAAGTACCTCTGGGCTGACGGGTGCATGTACGAAGGGGAGTGGCGACGTGGCAAGGCGTCAGGGAAAGGCCGGTTTTCGTGGCCATCGGGCGCGACTTACGAGGGCGAGTTCAAGTCGGGTCGGATGGAGGGGCGCGGGACGTTCACGGGATCCGACGGGGACACGTATCGGGGCTCCTGGTCGTCGGATCGGAAACACGGGTTCGGGGAAAAGCGGTACGCGAACGGCGATTTCTACGAGGGTACGTGGAAGCGAAACGTCCAGGAGGGACAAGGCCGGTACGTTTGGGAGAACGGCAATGAGTATGTCGGCGAGTGGCGAAACGGCGTCATTTCAGGTCGGGGCATTTTGATTTGGGCCAACGGGAACAAATACGACGGGCAGTGGGAAAACGGCGTTCCCAAAGGTAACGGAATATTCACCTGGCCTGACGGCAGTTGCTATGTTGGGACATGGAACAAGGACTTGAAGGTTCATCAGCTTAACGGGACATTCTATCCGGCTAACGGCGGAAAGGAGCAGAGGCTGACCGACATTGGGGATTTCGGGGCGGAGAATCTGACCATTACGATGCGAAAACGCAGCGTTTCGTCGGTGGATGGGGCGAGAGGGAGCTTGGCGGAGAGGACTTTCCCCAGGATTTGTATTTGGGAGTCGGATGGGGAAGCTGGGGATATCACTTGTGATATCATCGATAATGTGGAGGCTTCGATGTTGTATCGAAACGGCACCGCTGTCGATCGAGATGGGTTCGGGAAGTTCCGGCGGAGTCCTTGTTGTTTCTCCGGCGAGCCCAAGAAGCCCGGCCAGACTATTTCCAAAGGGCATAAGAATTACGATTTGATGCTCAATCTTCAACTGGGCATTAG GTACTCAATTGGGAAGCACGCTTCGATAGTCCGGGACCTTAAGCCCAGTGATTTCGATCCGAAGGAGAAGTTCTGGACCAGGTTTCCACCCGAAGGATCGAACAAAACGCCGCCCCATCAGTCGTTTGAGTTCCGATGGAAGGACTATTGTCCTATGGTGTTCAG ACGTTTGAGGGAGCTATTCCAAGTAGATCCTGCCGATTATATGCTGGCTATTTGCGGAAATGATGCGCTTAGGGAGCTTTCTTCTCCAGGGAAGAGTGGAAGCTTTTTTTACCTGACTCAGGACGATAGATTTATGATTAAAACAGTCAAGAAATCAGAAGTCAAG GTGCTTATCAGGATGCTTTCGAGTTACTACAGACATATGTCTCGGTATGAAAATTCTCTTGTGACAAAGTTCTATGGTGTGCATTGTGTCAAACCTGTCGGTGGCCAGAAG ACGAGGTTTATCGTGATGGGCAATTTGTTCTGCTCTGAGTACAGAATACATAGACGATTTGACTTGAAGGGATCCTCCCATGGTCGAACAACTGATAAGCCTGAAGGGGAGATTGATGAAATCACAACTCTCAAGGACTTGGATCTTAACTTTGTGTTTCGCCTCCAAGGAAAATGGTACCATGAGCTTATGAA GCAAATCGATCTGGATTGCGAGTTTTTGGAAGCAGAGAGAATCATGGATTACAGTCTTTTGGTTGGTCTTCATTTCTATGATGGCACTACGTATGACAAAATGGGGCTTTCACCATTTTATTTGCGCTCTG GCCAAAAAGATTCGTATCAAAATGAAAAGTTTATGCGCGGGTGTCGATTTATCGAGGCTGAGCTACAAGACATGGATCGAGTGTTGTCTGGCCG GAAACCATTGATCTGTTTAGGAGCCAATATGCCTGCAAGGGCAGAGCGGATGGCTCGAAGGAGTGATTTTGATCAGTACACTCCTGGTGGGTTCAGCCATTTGACCCCTTCACGCAGCGGTGAAATCTACGACGTAGTCCTTTACTTTGGGATCATCGACATTTTACAAGACTACGATATCAGCAAGAAGTTAGAGCATGCATATAAATCGTTGCAAGCTGACCCAGCTTCGATCTCAGCCGTTGATCCCAAGCTTTATTCAAAGAGGTTCAGGGATTTCATCAGAAGAATTTTCATAGAAGACAGGTAG